In a single window of the Manis pentadactyla isolate mManPen7 chromosome 14, mManPen7.hap1, whole genome shotgun sequence genome:
- the LOC118923183 gene encoding lysine-specific demethylase 4D-like, whose translation MKSKANCTQNPSCTIMTFYPTEEEFNDFDKYIAYMESQGAHQAGVVKIIPPKEWEARKTYDGISNILVPTPLQQVVSGRAGVFTQYHKKKKVMMVGEYCHLANSAKYQAPPHSDFDDLERKYWKTRLYGSPIYGADVNGSLFDENTKQWNLRHLGTIQDLLEQESGVVIEGINTPYLYFGMWKTMFAWHTEDMDLYSINYMHFGEPKTWYAVPPEHGQRLEHLAEELFPASASGCGAFLRHKFALMSPTVLRDNGIPFSRVTQEAGEFILTFPYGYHAGFNHGFTCAEAINFATPRWIDYGKAASQCSCGEARVSFPMDVFVSTLQPERHELWKRGQEQVAVNDAAPAAADSQEPDAWELWVMRRAALGLVAAGRGGRRHAPRLPASPRRLRAAAPPSAAQDEDTACRSPERGSTLLTTPGPSDLGLHPTGRRGPGRRPREQGTQELTDQALAKKLLLLSAACAAQDPDAQALSSDGPSLDNAAPPSPASPHSAQASGCCCVPAP comes from the exons ATGAAGTCTAAGGCAAACTGTACCCAGAACCCAAGTTGTACAATCATGACTTTCTACCCCACCGAAGAAGAGTTTAATGACTTTGATAAATATATTGCCTATATGGAATCTCAAGGTGCACACCAAGCAGGTGTGGTCAAGATAATCCCCCCCAAGGAGTGGGAAGCCAGGAAGACCTACGATGGCATCAGTAACATCCTAGTCCCCACTCCCCTCCAGCAGGTGGTCTCGGGCAGGGCTGGTGTGTTCACTCAATACCACAAGAAGAAGAAGGTCATGATGGTCGGGGAGTATTGCCACCTGGCCAACAGTGCTAAATATCAGGCACCACCACACTCGGATTTTGACGATTTGGAgcgaaaatactggaaaacccgGCTCTATGGTTCACCGATCTATGGCGCTGATGTCAACGGCTCCTTATTTGATGAAAACACTAAACAGTGGAACCTCAGACACCTGGGAACCATTCAGgacctgctggagcaggagagtgGGGTGGTCATTGAAGGCATCAACACGCCCTACCTGTACTTCGGCATGTGGAAGACCATGTTCGCATGGCACACGGAGGACATGGACTTGTACAGCATCAACTACATGCACTTCGGGGAGCCCAAAACGTGGTATGCGGTGCCCCCGGAGCACGGCCAGCGCCTGGAACACCTGGCCGAGGAGCTCTTCCCGGCCAGCGCTTCCGGCTGTGGGGCCTTCCTGCGGCACAAGTTTGCCCTCATGTCGCCCACTGTCCTCAGGGACAACGGAATCCCCTTCAGTCGGGTCACGCAGGAGGCTGGCGAGTTCATACTGACATTTCCCTACGGCTACCACGCTGGCTTCAACCATGGCTTCACCTGCGCGGAGGCCATCAACTTCGCCACGCCGCGCTGGATCGATTATGGCAAAGCGGCCTCTCAGTGCAGCTGCGGGGAGGCCAGGGTCAGCTTTCCAATGGATGTCTTCGTGAGCACCCTGCAGCCCGAGCGCCATGAGCTCTGGAAGCGCGGGCAGGAACAGGTGGCCGTGAATGACGCGGCGCCCGCTGCGGCGGACAGCCAGGAGCCGGATGCCTGGGAGTTGTGGGTGATGAGAAGAGCCGCGCTGGGCCTC GTGGCCGCGGGGCGAGGGGGCCGCCGCCACGCCCCTAGGCTCCCCGCCTCTCCGCGCCGCTTGCGGGCCGCTGCTCCTCCCTCTGCGGCTCAGGACGAGGACACCGCTTGTAGGTCCCCGGAGCGCGGCTCAACCCTGCTGACAACCCCAGGTCCATCCGACCTGGGTCTCCACCCAACTGGCAGGCGTGGTCCTGGCCGTCGTCCTCGGGAGCAGGGGACTCAGGAGCTGACTGACCAGGCCCTGGCCAAGAAGCTCCTCTTGCTGAGCGCAGCATGCGCAGCTCAGGATCCTGATGCTCAGGCCCTGTCTTCCGACGGACCCTCACTGGACAACGCTGCACCGCCGAGCCCTGCGTCCCCGCATTCTGCTCAGGCTTCCGGGTGCTGCTGTGTCCCTGCACCCTAA